A portion of the Cydia fagiglandana chromosome 7, ilCydFagi1.1, whole genome shotgun sequence genome contains these proteins:
- the LOC134666223 gene encoding high mobility group nucleosome-binding domain-containing protein 5-like, which produces MSVVFHRSPGKMILKSFVAVIVLSFAWIKSVAGSTSYSNVYMQSGPSLGFYGPPAVRSTQLAPLSAAPLMSSLLPPCVSPCVVPSQQVASLTPVATSSANFVTYKSPIRVPVVVAPSNDDATSYEYSYVVYDENTGDQKAQKESSDGSVVRGQYSLIQPDGYVREVQYTADDIKGFNAVVKNFLPEGEAKAIPPCPEIKSEPLKEAQNKTDEAHDLEPEAHGEVKEEKHSHEGESPEEHKAHAKPKLEGHESHVKHSEPEKNENLGGREKTESHEKHEGYEDRGKPAEPKGHEETTHEERGETKEQKSPEEHTEPESHGESQTAEKHGSEGKDETSTTQSFEVLPIVTDALVSYNDVIKCIQSAIKRANTPQPLASPLTYIVLNKPC; this is translated from the exons ATGTCAGTAGTGTTCCATCGATCACCTGGAAAGatgattttaaaa agTTTCGTGGCAGTTATAGTGTTAAGTTTTGCTTGGATAAAGTCAGTTGCTGGCAGCACGTCGTACTCAAATGTGTACATGCAAAGCGGTCCAAGTCTGGGTTTCTACGGCCCTCCGGCTGTAAGGAGCACGCAACTCGCTCCCCTGTCTGCTGCACCCCTAATGTCAAGTTTGTTACCGCCGTGTGTATCACCGTGTGTCGTTCCTAGTCAACAAGTGGCTTCATTAACTCCAGTTGCAACCAGTAGTGCCAATTTTGTTACGTACAAATCTCCGATAAGAGTCCCAGTTGTTGTAGCGCCGAGTAATGAT GACGCTACGAGCTACGAGTATTCCTATGTGGTTTACGATGAGAACACCGGTGACCAAAAGGCTCAAAAAGAATCAAGTGACGGCTCCGTGGTGCGGGGCCAGTACTCATTAATCCAGCCCGATGGATATGTCCGAGAGGTGCAGTACACTGCTGATGATATTAAAGG ATTTAATGCAGTCGTTAAAAACTTTTTACCTGAAGGAGAAGCTAAAGCCATCCCACCATGTCCTGAAATAAAAAGCGAACCGCTAAAAGAAGCACAAAATAAAACAGATGAAGCACACGATCTCGAGCCTGAAGCACATGGAGAAGTTAAAGAAGAAAAACATAGTCATGAAGGTGAAAGTCCTGAAGAACACAAGGCCCATGCAAAACCTAAACTTGAAGGACACGAAAGCCATGTAAAACATTCAGAACCTGAAAAGAATGAGAATCTTGGAGGTCGTGAAAAAACTGAAAGTCATGAAAAGCATGAGGGATATGAGGATCGTGGAAAGCCCGCAGAACCGAAGGGTCACGAGGAGACCACACACGAAGAACGCGGCGAAACTAAAGAGCAGAAATCCCCAGAAGAGCACACAGAACCAGAAAGCCATGGAGAGTCCCAAACTGCTGAGAAACATGGGAGTGAAGGAAAGGATGAGACGAGTACAACACAGAGCTTTGAAGTGCTACCGATAGTTACCGATGCACTTGTTTCTTACAATGACGTCATTAAGTGCATACAATCTGCCATTAAACGAGCAAATACGCCGCAACCACTAGCTTCTCCACTTACTTACATTGTATTGAACAAGCCCTGTTAA
- the LOC134665938 gene encoding cuticle protein 21-like — MYSKIAVFSALVAICSAGLILEDGHNQVHGHAVSSQSIIRHDQPSHHVQSHDSHYATPVHTIYQQSAPLIHSSPAIIEQSSHLGHSYEHSTPLFHAVHATPVVHAAPIVHAAPVVQTAQIHHAPILQHVAVGQDHHELIEEHGPAKYEYAYSVEDPHTGDHKSQHETRDGDVVKGEYSLLQPDGSVRKVTYTADHHNGFNAIVHNSAPTVHEHAPAHRDGLALNYHH, encoded by the exons ATGTACTCTAAA ATAGCAGTTTTCAGCGCCCTGGTCGCGATTTGCTCCGCGGGCCTGATCCTAGAAGATGGCCATAACCAAGTGCACGGACACGCAGTCTCCTCCCAGAGCATCATCCGCCACGACCAGCCATCCCACCACGTACAGAGCCACGACAGCCACTACGCGACTCCCGTCCACACCATCTACCAACAATCTGCTCCTCTTATCCACTCTTCCCCCGCTATTATTGAACAAAGCTCCCACCTAGGACATTCCTATGAGCACAGCACTCCTTTGTTCCATGCCGTCCATGCTACCCCCGTGGTCCACGCTGCCCCTATTGTCCACGCCGCCCCCGTCGTCCAAACAGCCCAGATTCATCACGCCCCTATCCTACAACATGTCGCCGTAGGACAAGACCACCATGAACTCATCGAAGAGCAT GGTCCGGCTAAGTACGAATATGCCTACTCAGTGGAGGACCCCCACACCGGCGACCACAAGTCCCAGCACGAGACCCGCGACGGCGACGTTGTGAAGGGCGAGTACTCCCTGCTGCAGCCGGATGGCTCCGTCCGCAAGGTCACCTACACCGCCGACCACCACAATGG ATTTAACGCCATCGTGCACAACTCAGCGCCAACAGTGCACGAGCACGCACCCGCCCACCGAGATGGACTGGCCCTCAACTACCACCACTGA
- the LOC134665942 gene encoding cuticle protein 19-like — translation MFSKIVALCGLVAACQAGLLHHAPAVSHQNIVHHEQHHETPVHYVHAAPAYHAAPAVHAAPAYHAAPAVHAAPAYHAAPAVHAAPAYHAAPAIHAAPIHAVHAAPAHHEEDHYVDEYAHPKYGYSYSVEDPHTGDHKSQHETRDGDVVKGEYSLLQPDGSFRKVTYTADHHNGFNAVVHNTPPVIHHH, via the exons ATGTTCTCCAAA ATCGTAGCCTTGTGCGGTTTGGTGGCGGCGTGCCAGGCTGGTCTCCTGCACCATGCCCCGGCGGTGTCGCACCAGAATATCGTGCACCACGAACAACACCACGAGACCCCGGTGCACTACGTCCACGCCGCGCCCGCTTACCACGCCGCTCCCGCCGTCCATGCCGCTCCCGCTTACCACGCCGCTCCCGCCGTCCATGCCGCGCCCGCTTACCACGCCGCTCCCGCCGTCCATGCCGCTCCCGCTTACCACGCCGCTCCCGCCATCCATGCCGCCCCCATTCATGCCGTCCACGCCGCTCCTGCTCACCACGAGGAGGACCACTATGTTGATGAATAC GCTCATCCTAAATACGGATACTCGTATTCCGTTGAGGATCCCCACACCGGCGACCACAAATCCCAGCACGAGACCCGTGATGGTGATGTCGTGAAGGGCGAGTACTCCCTGCTGCAGCCTGATGGCTCCTTCCGCAAGGTCACCTACACCGCTGACCATCACAACGG ATTCAACGCTGTGGTACACAACACCCCGCCGGTCATCCATCATCATTAA
- the LOC134665951 gene encoding cuticle protein 19-like — protein MIAKAAVVLSVVALAAAGVVQLGHYGGEEYGHEAVAYAAPVAHYGGHEDHHVDYHAHPKYDYSYSVSDPHTGDHKTQHEARDGDVVKGEYSLLQPDGSFRKVTYTADDHNGFNAVVHNTAPAHHEYH, from the exons ATGATCGCCAAA GCCGCAGTTGTCCTGTCCGTAGTCGCGTTGGCAGCGGCTGGCGTCGTCCAGCTGGGCCACTACGGTGGCGAGGAGTACGGCCACGAGGCCGTTGCGTACGCGGCGCCCGTAGCGCACTACGGCGGACACGAAGACCACCACGTCGACTATCAT GCCCATCCCAAATATGACTATTCCTACTCAGTATCCGACCCCCACACTGGTGACCACAAGACCCAGCACGAGGCTCGCGACGGAGATGTAGTGAAGGGCGAGTACTCCCTGCTGCAGCCTGATGGCTCCTTCCGCAAGGTCACCTACACCGCTGATGACCACAATGG tTTCAACGCGGTAGTACACAACACTGCGCCTGCGCACCACGAGTACCACTAA
- the LOC134666222 gene encoding uncharacterized protein LOC134666222 — MSGKVLIFVCFASTVAAVLIRPSGNKGSDIDINSPKGWQMVRTYHPPSSHDYYKYDSYFTYPKYNFEYSVSDKKTGDHKHHRESRDGDRVRGEYSLVEADGSLRKVEYDADDYNGFNAVVSKSINMHGDHAVSYSGHARHFYPVGHGIKINHYFPGKDYKYHETPNAVNEIVEENNKPASNEVKSAKSDVTKNEGEDKVPVVEKKEEKEMQPAVKVETEETPVKEMPAVVSMMMQNAPSGEMPAAEGMVLIPVSAESIDTISKEPVSVTEEPASKKENSMSDSEQASSYYHSRIYFVRY, encoded by the exons ATGTCTggaaag gtCTTAATATTCGTTTGCTTCGCGAGCACCGTGGCCGCGGTTTTAATCAGACCAAGTGGGAACAAGGGATCGGACATTGACATCAACAGTCCTAAAGGTTGGCAAATGGTGAGGACGTATCATCCGCCGAGCTCTCACGACTACTACAAATATGACTCTTATTTT ACGTATCCTAAATATAACTTCGAGTATTCGGTGTCTGACAAGAAGACGGGTGACCACAAGCATCACAGGGAGTCCAGAGACGGTGACCGCGTGCGAGGGGAGTACAGTCTGGTTGAAGCGGACGGGTCCCTGCGCAAAGTGGAGTATGACGCCGATGACTATAACGG GTTTAACGCAGTTGTCAGTAAAAGCATCAATATGCACGGAGATCACGCGGTGTCCTACAGTGGTCACGCTAGACATTTTTATCCTGTTGGTCATGGCATTAAAATTAACCACTATTTCCCTGGAAAGGATTACAAATACCATGAAACACCAAACGCGGTTAATGAAATCGTTGAGGAAAATAACAAGCCTGCAAGCAATGAGGTTAAGTCTGCAAAATCTGATGTTACTAAAAATGAAGGCGAAGATAAGGTTCCAGTAGttgaaaaaaaagaagaaaaggAAATGCAACCAGCTGTTAAGGTAGAAACTGAAGAAACTCCAGTCAAAGAAATGCCCGCCGTTGTATCAATGATGATGCAAAACGCTCCGTCCGGTGAAATGCCAGCTGCTGAAGGTATGGTCTTAATACCAGTATCCGCAGAATCTATTGATACCATCTCAAAAGAACCTGTTTCGGTAACCGAAGAACCAGCAAGCAAGAAAGAGAATTCCATGTCAGACTCTGAACAGGCTTCCTCATATTACCACTCAAGAATTTACTTTGtaagatattaa